One genomic window of Cellulophaga sp. Hel_I_12 includes the following:
- the rpsD gene encoding 30S ribosomal protein S4, whose product MARYTGPKTKIARKFGEAIFGDDKSFEKRNFPPGQHGNTRRRGKKSEYAIQLMEKQKAKYTYGILEKQFRNIFATAKRKEGVTGEILLQLCESRLDNVAYRMGISNSRSGARQLVSHRHITVNGELVNIPSYVLKAGDVVGVREKSKSISTIQDSLAANSSVYEWITWNSEKMEGTYVSVPERLQIPENIKEQLIVELYSK is encoded by the coding sequence ATGGCAAGATATACAGGACCAAAAACAAAAATTGCTCGTAAGTTTGGCGAAGCAATCTTCGGAGATGATAAGTCTTTTGAAAAAAGAAATTTTCCACCAGGACAACACGGTAATACAAGACGTCGTGGTAAGAAATCGGAGTATGCAATCCAGTTAATGGAAAAGCAGAAAGCTAAATATACTTACGGTATATTAGAAAAGCAATTTAGAAATATTTTTGCTACAGCGAAAAGAAAAGAAGGTGTAACGGGTGAAATTTTACTTCAATTATGCGAGTCACGTTTAGATAACGTCGCTTACAGAATGGGAATATCAAACTCAAGAAGTGGCGCTAGACAATTAGTTTCCCACAGACACATTACAGTAAATGGTGAGTTGGTGAACATTCCATCTTACGTATTAAAAGCTGGAGACGTTGTAGGGGTTAGAGAAAAATCTAAATCAATTTCAACAATCCAAGATTCATTAGCTGCTAATAGTAGCGTATATGAATGGATTACTTGGAATTCTGAAAAAATGGAAGGTACTTATGTAAGTGTACCTGAAAGACTTCAGATTCCTGAGAATATCAAAGAACAATTAATCGTCGAGTTATACTCTAAATAA
- the rpsK gene encoding 30S ribosomal protein S11, translating into MAKSNTKTVKKRKVIVESVGEAHVTASFNNIIISLTNKKGDVISWSSAGKMGFRGSKKNTPYAAQIAAEDCSKVAHEAGLRKVKVYVKGPGNGRESAIRSIHNAGIEVTEIIDITPMPHNGCRPPKRRRV; encoded by the coding sequence ATGGCAAAGTCAAATACAAAAACGGTAAAGAAACGTAAAGTTATTGTAGAATCGGTAGGTGAAGCTCACGTTACTGCATCTTTCAATAATATCATCATTTCTTTAACAAATAAAAAAGGTGACGTGATTTCATGGTCATCTGCAGGAAAAATGGGTTTTAGAGGTTCTAAAAAGAACACTCCTTATGCGGCCCAAATTGCTGCTGAAGATTGTTCAAAAGTAGCTCACGAGGCTGGTTTACGTAAGGTAAAAGTTTATGTAAAAGGTCCAGGGAACGGTAGAGAGTCTGCGATTCGTTCTATACATAATGCAGGAATTGAAGTAACTGAGATTATCGATATTACTCCAATGCCACATAATGGCTGTAGACCACCTAAAAGAAGAAGAGTTTAA
- the rpsM gene encoding 30S ribosomal protein S13: MARIAGVDIPKQKRGVIALTYIFGVGNSRAKEILAKAQVSEDTKVSEWNDDEISRIREAVSTFTIEGELRSETQLNIKRLMDIGCYRGIRHRSGLPLRGQRTKNNSRTRKGKRKTVANKKKATK, encoded by the coding sequence ATGGCAAGAATTGCAGGTGTAGATATACCAAAACAGAAAAGAGGGGTTATTGCTCTTACTTATATCTTCGGAGTAGGTAATAGTAGAGCTAAAGAAATATTAGCAAAGGCCCAAGTTAGTGAGGATACCAAAGTGTCAGAATGGAACGATGATGAAATTAGTCGTATTCGTGAGGCGGTATCTACTTTTACTATAGAAGGAGAACTTCGTTCTGAGACCCAATTAAACATTAAACGTTTAATGGATATTGGTTGTTACAGAGGTATTCGTCATAGATCTGGTCTTCCGTTAAGGGGTCAGAGAACCAAGAATAATTCTAGAACAAGAAAAGGGAAGAGAAAAACAGTTGCGAACAAGAAAAAAGCAACTAAATAA
- the ykgO gene encoding type B 50S ribosomal protein L36, whose protein sequence is MKVRASLKKRSADCKIVRRKGRLYVINKKNPRFKQRQG, encoded by the coding sequence ATGAAAGTTAGAGCATCATTAAAAAAGAGAAGTGCCGACTGCAAGATTGTTCGCAGAAAAGGCAGATTGTACGTAATAAACAAAAAGAATCCTAGATTTAAACAAAGACAAGGGTAA
- the infA gene encoding translation initiation factor IF-1: MAKQAAIEQDGSIIEALSNAMFRVELENGHVVTAHISGKMRMHYIKLLPGDKVKLEMSPYDLSKARITYRY; this comes from the coding sequence ATGGCTAAACAGGCAGCGATAGAGCAAGATGGTAGCATTATTGAAGCATTATCAAATGCTATGTTTCGTGTGGAACTAGAAAACGGTCACGTTGTGACGGCACATATTTCTGGTAAAATGCGTATGCATTATATAAAATTACTTCCAGGTGATAAGGTAAAATTAGAAATGAGCCCTTATGATTTAAGTAAAGCAAGAATTACATATAGATATTAA
- the secY gene encoding preprotein translocase subunit SecY, protein MKKFFETLSNIWKIEELKGRILVTLGLLLVYRFGAQIALPGIDTAQLGALASGTESGIFGILNAFTGGAFAQASVFALGIMPYISASIVVQLMGIAIPYLQKLQKEGESGRKTINQITRWLTIGICILQAPTYLLGLSQFGVPDSAFLLGKGLDFMVPAVIILVTGTVFAMWLGEKITDKGIGNGISLLIMIGIIATLPQSFAQEAISRWTGVGGPMLVLIEVIIWFVVILLSVLLVMATRQIPVQYARRSASGGYEKDIMGSRQYIPLKLNASGVMPIIFAQAIMFAPGLIGKTFNNTTWGLWMETNFQDMFGLAYNLLFAFLIIVFTYFYTAITVPTNKMADDLKRSGGFIPGIRPGAETGDYLDKIMSLITLPGSVFLALLAVLPAVVVKLMDVQAGWAMFYGGTSLLIMVGVAIDTVQQVNSYLLNRHYDGLMKTGKNRKVA, encoded by the coding sequence ATGAAGAAATTTTTCGAGACATTATCTAATATTTGGAAGATAGAAGAATTAAAAGGTAGAATCCTTGTAACTCTTGGTTTGTTGTTGGTATATAGATTTGGAGCACAAATTGCACTTCCTGGTATAGATACTGCACAGTTAGGGGCTTTAGCTTCTGGAACGGAAAGTGGAATCTTTGGAATCTTAAATGCATTTACTGGTGGAGCTTTCGCTCAGGCATCAGTTTTTGCCTTGGGTATTATGCCTTACATTTCGGCTTCTATTGTGGTTCAGTTAATGGGTATTGCTATTCCTTACCTTCAGAAATTGCAAAAAGAAGGAGAAAGCGGTAGAAAAACAATTAATCAAATTACAAGATGGTTAACCATAGGGATATGTATCCTTCAGGCGCCTACCTATCTATTAGGATTAAGTCAATTTGGTGTTCCTGATAGTGCTTTTTTACTAGGTAAAGGATTAGATTTTATGGTACCTGCTGTCATCATTTTAGTGACTGGAACCGTATTCGCTATGTGGCTTGGTGAGAAAATCACGGATAAGGGTATTGGTAATGGAATATCATTATTAATTATGATTGGTATTATCGCTACCTTACCACAATCTTTTGCTCAAGAAGCAATATCAAGATGGACGGGTGTTGGCGGACCGATGTTGGTATTAATTGAGGTAATCATTTGGTTTGTTGTAATTCTTTTAAGTGTTTTATTGGTCATGGCAACGCGACAAATACCGGTACAATATGCACGTAGATCTGCTTCTGGCGGTTACGAGAAAGATATCATGGGATCTAGACAATACATTCCTTTGAAATTAAATGCTTCTGGAGTTATGCCTATAATATTTGCACAGGCAATTATGTTTGCGCCAGGTTTAATAGGTAAAACGTTCAACAATACCACTTGGGGATTGTGGATGGAAACCAACTTTCAAGATATGTTTGGATTGGCATATAACTTATTATTTGCGTTTTTAATCATAGTGTTTACGTATTTTTACACGGCTATTACAGTACCAACGAATAAAATGGCTGATGATTTAAAACGAAGTGGAGGTTTTATTCCGGGAATTCGTCCAGGTGCCGAAACTGGTGATTATTTAGACAAAATTATGTCTTTAATTACACTACCAGGTTCTGTATTCTTAGCGCTTCTAGCTGTTTTACCGGCAGTAGTGGTGAAGTTAATGGATGTGCAAGCAGGATGGGCCATGTTTTATGGAGGAACATCATTATTGATTATGGTTGGTGTAGCAATTGATACAGTACAACAGGTAAATTCGTATTTATTAAACCGTCATTATGATGGTTTAATGAAAACAGGTAAAAATAGAAAAGTAGCATAA
- the rplO gene encoding 50S ribosomal protein L15 — translation MNLNSLKPAEGSTTRAGKIVGRGQGTGKGGTATRGHKGAKSRSGYSKKIGFEGGQMPLQRRVPKFGFTNINRKDYAGINLDKLQLLVDNGTVKDTVNLDVLIENRFVGKNDLVKILGGGELKASLKISAHKFSATAKAAIEAAGGEAISL, via the coding sequence ATGAATTTAAATAGTTTAAAACCAGCTGAAGGTTCTACTACACGAGCGGGAAAAATAGTTGGTCGTGGTCAGGGTACTGGTAAAGGTGGTACTGCTACAAGAGGTCATAAAGGTGCTAAATCTAGATCTGGATATTCGAAAAAAATAGGTTTTGAAGGTGGTCAAATGCCATTGCAAAGACGTGTTCCTAAGTTTGGTTTTACAAACATTAACAGAAAAGATTATGCGGGTATCAATTTGGATAAATTACAGCTCCTTGTTGATAACGGTACAGTAAAAGATACTGTTAATCTTGATGTGTTGATCGAAAACAGATTCGTAGGTAAAAATGATTTGGTAAAAATATTAGGTGGTGGAGAATTAAAGGCTTCACTTAAAATATCGGCCCATAAATTTAGTGCTACTGCTAAAGCTGCGATTGAAGCTGCTGGTGGCGAGGCAATAAGTTTATAA
- the rpmD gene encoding 50S ribosomal protein L30 — MAKVKVKQIKSAIKKPLNQKKTLEALGLRKLGQVVEHENTPSIMGMIAKVNHLVSTEEA, encoded by the coding sequence ATGGCAAAAGTTAAAGTAAAACAAATTAAGAGTGCTATAAAGAAGCCTCTAAATCAGAAAAAAACTCTAGAGGCACTTGGTTTAAGAAAATTAGGACAAGTTGTAGAGCATGAAAATACGCCAAGCATTATGGGTATGATTGCTAAAGTTAATCACTTAGTTTCAACTGAGGAAGCTTAA
- the rpsE gene encoding 30S ribosomal protein S5, whose protein sequence is MYQKYRNVEVVKPAGLDLKDRLVGVQRVTKVTKGGRAFGFSAIVVVGDENGVVGQGLGKSKEVATAIAKAIEDAKKNLIRIPLNKGTIPHEQKGKFGGARVYIQPASHGTGVIAGGAVRAVLEAVGVHDVLSKSQGSSNPHNVVKATFDALLQIRDAKTVATQRGISLEKVFKG, encoded by the coding sequence ATGTACCAGAAATACAGAAACGTAGAAGTCGTTAAACCAGCAGGTCTTGATTTAAAAGATCGTTTGGTTGGCGTACAAAGAGTAACTAAAGTAACAAAAGGTGGTAGAGCATTTGGTTTTTCTGCAATCGTTGTTGTTGGAGATGAAAATGGTGTTGTTGGTCAAGGTTTAGGAAAGTCTAAAGAAGTTGCTACAGCTATTGCTAAAGCAATTGAAGATGCTAAGAAAAATTTGATTAGAATACCTTTAAATAAAGGAACTATACCTCACGAACAAAAAGGTAAATTTGGAGGGGCTAGAGTGTACATTCAGCCTGCTTCACATGGTACTGGAGTAATTGCTGGTGGAGCCGTTAGAGCGGTATTAGAAGCTGTTGGAGTTCATGATGTATTATCTAAATCTCAAGGATCTTCAAACCCACATAATGTTGTAAAAGCTACCTTTGATGCATTATTGCAAATTAGAGACGCTAAAACAGTTGCTACTCAAAGAGGAATTTCTCTTGAAAAAGTTTTTAAGGGATAA
- the rplR gene encoding 50S ribosomal protein L18, whose translation MGLSKTERRQRIKRRIRKVSFGTAQRPRLSVFRSNKDIYVQVIDDNNGVTLAAASSRDKDIAGQKGTKSEIANLVGKAIAEKTKKAGVEAVAFDRGGCLYHGRVKSLAEGAREAGLKF comes from the coding sequence ATGGGATTATCAAAGACTGAAAGAAGACAGCGAATCAAAAGAAGAATACGTAAAGTATCATTCGGAACTGCTCAGAGACCAAGATTATCGGTTTTTAGAAGTAACAAAGATATTTACGTTCAAGTTATAGATGACAACAACGGCGTTACTTTAGCTGCGGCATCATCAAGAGATAAAGATATTGCGGGTCAAAAAGGAACAAAATCAGAAATCGCAAACTTGGTAGGTAAAGCTATCGCTGAAAAAACAAAAAAAGCAGGTGTTGAAGCTGTTGCTTTTGATAGAGGCGGTTGTTTATACCACGGTAGAGTAAAATCATTAGCTGAAGGAGCTAGAGAAGCAGGACTTAAATTCTAA
- the rplF gene encoding 50S ribosomal protein L6, producing the protein MSRIGNNPVTIPEGVTVDIKEGTITVKGKLGELTQEYSAVEIKIEDAQVFVTRPSDAKEHKAKHGLYRSLIKNMIEGVSKGWTKQLELVGVGYRASNQGQKLDLALGFSHNIVIDLAPEVQIETISEKGKNPIIKLTSFDKQLVGQVAAKIRSFRKPEPYKGKGVKFVGEQLRRKAGKSA; encoded by the coding sequence ATGTCTAGAATAGGTAATAATCCAGTAACAATCCCTGAAGGGGTTACCGTTGATATAAAAGAAGGTACTATTACTGTAAAAGGTAAATTGGGTGAATTAACTCAAGAATATAGTGCTGTTGAAATTAAGATCGAAGATGCTCAAGTTTTTGTAACAAGACCATCTGACGCTAAAGAGCATAAAGCAAAACACGGACTTTATAGATCTTTAATAAAAAACATGATAGAAGGTGTTTCTAAGGGTTGGACAAAACAATTAGAGCTTGTAGGTGTTGGTTATAGAGCTAGCAATCAAGGTCAGAAATTAGATTTGGCTTTAGGTTTTTCTCATAATATCGTTATCGATTTAGCGCCAGAAGTGCAAATCGAAACAATATCAGAAAAAGGTAAAAACCCAATTATTAAATTAACATCTTTCGACAAACAATTAGTAGGACAAGTAGCTGCAAAGATTAGATCTTTCCGTAAGCCAGAACCTTACAAAGGAAAAGGAGTTAAATTTGTTGGTGAACAATTAAGAAGAAAAGCTGGTAAGTCAGCATAA
- the rpsH gene encoding 30S ribosomal protein S8 produces MITDPISDYLTRIRNASSAGHRVVEIPASNLKKEITKILFEQGYILSYKFEPNKVQGTVKIALKYDKLTKEPVIKKIMRISKPGLRKYAGNADLPRVLNGLGIAIVSTSHGVMTSKQAKLEKVGGEVLCYVY; encoded by the coding sequence ATGATAACAGATCCAATTTCGGATTATTTAACTAGAATTAGAAATGCCAGTAGTGCTGGTCATAGAGTGGTAGAGATACCTGCTTCTAATTTAAAAAAAGAGATAACTAAAATATTATTTGAACAAGGATATATTTTAAGTTATAAATTTGAACCAAATAAGGTTCAAGGGACGGTAAAAATAGCTTTGAAATATGATAAGCTAACCAAAGAGCCGGTCATCAAAAAAATTATGCGTATTAGTAAGCCAGGTCTACGTAAGTATGCTGGTAACGCTGATTTACCAAGAGTGCTTAACGGATTGGGAATTGCAATTGTATCTACTTCTCATGGTGTAATGACAAGTAAGCAAGCTAAGCTAGAAAAAGTAGGTGGTGAAGTATTATGCTACGTTTATTAA
- the rpsN gene encoding 30S ribosomal protein S14 → MAKESMKAREVKREKTVAKYAEKRKALKEAGDYEALQKLPRNANPIRLHNRCKLTGRPRGYMRTFGLSRVTFREMANQGLIPGVKKASW, encoded by the coding sequence ATGGCTAAAGAATCGATGAAAGCCCGCGAGGTTAAAAGAGAAAAAACTGTAGCGAAATATGCTGAGAAGAGAAAAGCTTTGAAAGAGGCAGGTGACTACGAAGCTTTGCAAAAATTACCAAGAAATGCTAATCCAATTCGTTTGCACAACAGATGTAAATTAACTGGAAGGCCTAGAGGTTACATGAGAACATTTGGTTTGTCAAGAGTAACGTTTAGAGAAATGGCAAATCAAGGTCTTATACCAGGAGTTAAAAAAGCTAGCTGGTAA
- the rplE gene encoding 50S ribosomal protein L5: MAYVTRLKTEYKERVIDALKEEFGYKNIMQVPKLEKIVVSRGVGAAVADKKLIDHAVDEVTMITGQKAVATISKKDVASFKLRKGMPIGCKVTLRGERMYEFLDRLVTSALPRVRDFQGIKATGFDGRGNYNLGITEQIIFPEINIDKINRINGMDITFVTSAQTDKEAKSLLTQLGLPFKKN, from the coding sequence ATGGCTTACGTTACAAGGTTAAAGACAGAATATAAGGAGCGCGTTATTGATGCGCTTAAAGAAGAGTTTGGGTATAAGAATATCATGCAAGTTCCCAAGCTAGAGAAAATTGTAGTGAGTAGAGGCGTTGGTGCTGCTGTTGCTGATAAAAAGTTAATTGATCACGCAGTAGACGAGGTGACTATGATTACTGGCCAAAAGGCGGTAGCTACAATATCTAAAAAGGATGTTGCTTCTTTCAAACTGAGAAAAGGAATGCCAATTGGTTGTAAAGTTACACTAAGAGGTGAAAGAATGTACGAGTTTTTAGATCGTTTAGTAACGAGTGCTTTGCCACGAGTTAGAGATTTTCAAGGGATTAAGGCTACGGGTTTTGATGGTCGTGGTAATTATAACTTGGGGATTACAGAGCAAATTATTTTTCCTGAGATAAATATTGATAAAATCAATAGAATAAACGGAATGGATATTACCTTTGTAACTTCTGCTCAAACAGACAAAGAGGCAAAATCATTATTAACCCAATTGGGATTACCTTTTAAAAAGAACTAG
- the rplX gene encoding 50S ribosomal protein L24, giving the protein MKKLKIKVGDIVRIVSGDHKGVEGKIMKVDFDKNKAIVEGANLVSKHEKPSAKNPQGGIVKKEALIHVSNLSLIDAKSGNTTRVGYEVRDGKKVRISKKSNEVI; this is encoded by the coding sequence ATGAAAAAGCTAAAAATAAAAGTAGGAGATATCGTAAGAATCGTATCTGGAGACCATAAAGGTGTAGAAGGTAAGATTATGAAGGTTGATTTTGATAAAAACAAGGCAATCGTTGAAGGGGCTAATTTGGTTTCTAAACATGAAAAGCCTAGCGCAAAAAATCCTCAAGGTGGTATCGTTAAGAAGGAGGCACTTATCCATGTTTCAAATTTATCTTTGATAGATGCAAAATCTGGTAATACTACGCGAGTAGGTTACGAGGTTAGAGATGGTAAAAAAGTGAGAATCTCTAAAAAATCTAATGAAGTAATATAG
- the rplN gene encoding 50S ribosomal protein L14: MLQQESRLKVADNTGAKEVLTIRVLGGTKRRYASVGDKIVVAVKEATPNGTIKKGAVSTAVVVRTKKEVRRQDGSYIRFDDNACVLLNPTGEMRGTRVFGPVARELRDKQFMKIVSLAPEVL, translated from the coding sequence ATGTTACAGCAAGAATCAAGATTAAAAGTAGCTGATAATACCGGGGCAAAAGAAGTTTTGACCATTAGAGTATTAGGTGGTACAAAGAGAAGATACGCCTCAGTAGGTGACAAAATAGTAGTAGCTGTAAAAGAAGCTACTCCTAATGGTACCATTAAGAAAGGTGCTGTGTCTACTGCAGTGGTGGTTAGAACCAAAAAAGAAGTAAGAAGACAAGATGGTTCTTACATTCGTTTTGATGATAACGCATGTGTTCTATTGAATCCGACAGGAGAAATGAGAGGTACACGTGTTTTTGGACCTGTGGCTAGAGAACTTCGTGATAAGCAATTCATGAAAATTGTATCATTAGCTCCAGAGGTGCTATAA
- the rpsQ gene encoding 30S ribosomal protein S17: MEKRNLRKERVGVVTSNKMEKSIVISEVKRVKHPMYGKFVLRTKKYVAHDEKNDCNIGDTVKIMETRPLSKTKCWRLVEIIERAK; this comes from the coding sequence ATGGAAAAAAGAAACTTAAGAAAAGAGAGAGTAGGCGTTGTAACTAGCAACAAAATGGAGAAATCAATTGTGATTTCAGAAGTGAAGCGAGTTAAACACCCTATGTACGGAAAGTTCGTATTAAGAACGAAAAAATATGTTGCACACGATGAGAAAAACGATTGCAATATTGGTGATACTGTAAAGATCATGGAAACACGTCCTTTAAGTAAAACTAAATGTTGGAGATTAGTTGAAATCATTGAAAGAGCTAAATAA
- the rpmC gene encoding 50S ribosomal protein L29: MKQSEVKELSVDDLGLKLVEAKKQHADLKMAHSVTPLENPLQIRRARRIVARLATELTKRENQ; the protein is encoded by the coding sequence ATGAAACAATCAGAAGTAAAAGAATTATCTGTTGACGATCTAGGTTTAAAGTTAGTAGAGGCAAAAAAGCAGCATGCAGACTTAAAAATGGCACATAGTGTTACGCCTTTAGAGAACCCACTTCAAATTAGAAGAGCGAGAAGAATAGTAGCTAGATTAGCGACAGAATTAACTAAAAGGGAAAACCAATAA
- the rplP gene encoding 50S ribosomal protein L16 translates to MLQPKRTKFRKTQKGRMKGISGRGHQLSNGMFGIKSLETSFITSRQIEAARIAATRFMKREGQMWIKIFPDKPITKKPLEVRMGKGKGAPEYFVAVVLPGRIMFEIAGVSQEIAKEALRLAAQKLPVKTKFIVARDYSA, encoded by the coding sequence ATGTTACAACCAAAAAGAACCAAGTTTCGCAAGACACAGAAGGGTAGGATGAAAGGGATCTCAGGAAGGGGTCATCAGCTTTCAAATGGTATGTTCGGTATAAAATCTTTGGAGACAAGTTTTATTACATCTCGACAAATAGAGGCTGCGCGTATCGCTGCAACTAGATTTATGAAAAGAGAGGGTCAAATGTGGATTAAGATTTTTCCAGATAAACCTATTACTAAAAAGCCTTTAGAGGTTCGTATGGGTAAAGGTAAAGGTGCTCCTGAATATTTTGTTGCCGTGGTTTTACCAGGTAGAATTATGTTCGAAATCGCTGGGGTATCTCAAGAGATTGCAAAAGAGGCTTTACGTCTTGCAGCACAGAAATTACCTGTGAAAACAAAATTTATTGTTGCTAGAGATTATTCAGCTTAA
- the rpsC gene encoding 30S ribosomal protein S3, with the protein MGQKTNPIGIRLGIIRGWESNWYGGNDYGDKLAEDSKIRKYVHARLAKASVSRVIIERTLKLITITITTARPGIIIGKGGQEVDKLKEELKKITDKEVQINIFEIKRPELDANLVAASIARQIENRISFRRAIKMAIAAAMRMNAEGIKVQISGRLNGAEMARSESYKDGRIPLSTFRADIDYALEEAHTTYGRLGIKVWIMKGEVYGKRDLSPLVGMEKSQGTKGPGKQDGNKKPRRRK; encoded by the coding sequence ATGGGACAGAAGACAAATCCAATCGGAATTCGTTTAGGTATCATTAGAGGATGGGAATCTAACTGGTATGGTGGAAATGATTACGGTGATAAATTAGCCGAAGATAGTAAAATAAGAAAATACGTTCATGCACGTTTAGCGAAGGCTAGTGTGTCAAGAGTAATCATTGAACGTACTTTAAAACTTATAACTATTACAATAACTACAGCAAGACCAGGTATCATCATAGGTAAAGGTGGCCAGGAAGTTGATAAGTTAAAAGAAGAATTAAAAAAGATTACAGATAAAGAAGTTCAGATCAATATATTTGAAATCAAGAGGCCAGAATTGGATGCTAATTTAGTAGCGGCCAGTATAGCGAGACAGATTGAAAATAGAATTTCTTTTAGACGTGCTATTAAAATGGCTATTGCCGCTGCAATGCGTATGAATGCAGAAGGTATTAAAGTTCAAATTTCTGGTCGTTTAAATGGAGCTGAAATGGCTCGTTCTGAATCTTATAAAGATGGTAGAATTCCATTATCAACCTTTAGAGCAGATATAGACTACGCTTTAGAAGAAGCACATACTACTTATGGAAGATTAGGTATAAAAGTGTGGATCATGAAAGGTGAAGTTTATGGAAAGAGAGATCTTTCGCCTTTAGTGGGGATGGAAAAGAGTCAAGGAACAAAGGGTCCAGGAAAACAAGATGGTAACAAGAAGCCACGTCGTAGAAAGTAA
- the rplV gene encoding 50S ribosomal protein L22 has translation MGVRKKQMAERIKAEKKQVAFAKLNNCPTSPRKMRLVADLVRGVQVEKALAILKFNSKEASRKLEKLLLSAIANWQAKNEDASIEDADLFIKEIRVDGGAMLKRLRPAPQGRAHRIRKRSNHVTLVLDSNNNVQS, from the coding sequence ATGGGAGTTCGTAAAAAACAAATGGCCGAAAGAATTAAGGCAGAGAAAAAACAAGTTGCTTTCGCAAAATTAAATAATTGTCCAACCTCACCAAGAAAGATGCGTTTAGTAGCTGATTTGGTAAGAGGGGTACAAGTTGAAAAAGCTTTAGCAATTTTGAAGTTCAATTCTAAGGAGGCTTCTCGTAAGTTAGAGAAATTGCTTTTATCGGCAATTGCTAACTGGCAAGCAAAAAACGAGGATGCAAGTATTGAAGACGCTGATCTTTTTATCAAGGAAATTAGAGTTGATGGTGGCGCTATGTTGAAAAGACTTAGACCGGCACCTCAAGGTAGAGCACACAGAATTAGAAAACGTTCCAATCATGTTACACTAGTATTGGATTCTAACAATAATGTACAAAGCTAG
- the rpsS gene encoding 30S ribosomal protein S19: MARSLKKGPYVHFSLDKKVQQNIDSGKKPVIKTWSRASMITPDFVGQTIAVHNGRQFVPVYVTENMVGHKLGEFSPTRSFRGHGGSKNKGKK; this comes from the coding sequence ATGGCACGTTCACTAAAAAAAGGACCTTACGTTCACTTTAGTTTAGACAAAAAAGTTCAACAGAATATTGATTCTGGTAAAAAGCCTGTTATAAAAACATGGTCTAGAGCTTCAATGATAACACCAGATTTTGTTGGTCAAACTATCGCTGTACACAATGGAAGACAATTTGTACCTGTTTATGTTACTGAAAACATGGTAGGTCATAAGTTAGGAGAATTTTCACCGACAAGATCTTTTAGAGGTCACGGAGGTTCGAAAAATAAAGGTAAAAAGTAA